Proteins encoded together in one Temnothorax longispinosus isolate EJ_2023e chromosome 5, Tlon_JGU_v1, whole genome shotgun sequence window:
- the LOC139812769 gene encoding ATPase WRNIP1 isoform X2 produces the protein MEVKTKRSFPFDEDFVTNNQVKKFKVHINETRNSINNMSEHNFTKRSKVQSSEASKRVSLVEKMRPTSIAAYVGQKQIIGPDTVLSYLLEKGEISSMIFWGPPGCGKTSLTNIIACLSRELTSNNVHIVNLSAANSGVKSIREAVTAAKNKSKFGCKTIVFMDEIHCFNKLQQDIFLPHVEAGTFTLIGCTTENPSYSLNPALLSRCRVFVFNKLTERNVTEILYKAIECINGGTLDAQEKELTNSRKQIKFHSNTKHKFHVDNNTVQWLAEACDGDARVALNALELATLAKQAGGSKASYNNNVTITLKDIKEGLKKTHVLSEKETNQSHHMYSALHKSIRAGKASASLYWMARIMAAKEDPVNIARRLVRISSEDIGLADPDALGLILARRWCN, from the exons ATGGAAGTGAAAACTAAGAGATCATTTCCTTTTGATGAGGATTTTGTCACGAATAATCaagtgaaaaaatttaaagtacaTATTAATGAAACGCGGAACAGTATCAACAACATGTCTgaacataattttacaaaacgtTCCAAAGTACAATCCTCAGAGGCATCGAAACGTGTTTCACTTGTCGAAAAGATGAGGCCAACGAGTATTGCGGCTTATGTGGGACAGAAACAAATTATTGGCCCAGACACTGTTTTGAGCTACTTATTGGAAAAAGGAGAGATTTCTAGCATGATATTCTGGGGTCCACCTGGATGTGGAAAG aCATCCTTGACGAATATAATAGCATGTTTAAGCAGAGAATTAACGAGTAACAACGTGCACATTGTGAATCTATCTGCAGCCAATTCCGGTGTAAAAAGCATAAGGGAAGCTGTTACCGCAGCGAAGAACAAATCAAAATTCGGATGCAAGACCATTGTCTTCATGGATGAAATTCATTGTTTCAATAAGCTTCAGCAAGATATATTCCTGCCACACGTAGAGGCAGGAACGTTCACTTTAATTGGGTGTACCACCGAAAATCCGTCTTACAGCTTAAATCCAGCTCTGTTAAGTCGCTGTCGCGTATTTGTGTTCAATAAATTAACGGAACGCAATGTAACAGAGATTCTTTATAAGGCAATAGAGTGCATAAATGGTGGCACGCTCGATGCACAAGAAAAAGAACTGACAAACAGCAGAAAACAGATTAAATTTCACTCCAATACAAAACACAAATTTCATGTTGATAATAATACAGTACAGTGGCTAGCAGAAGCATGCGATGGCGATGCACGTGTAGCTCTGAATGCTTTAGAATTAGCAACGCTTGCGAAGCAGGCAGGTGGATCAAAAGCAtcatacaataataatgtaacaataacTCTGAAAGATATTAAGGaaggtttaaaaaaaacgcaTGTGCTTTCTGAAAAAGAAACCAATCAGAGCCATCATATGTATTCGGCGCTTCATAAATCAATAAGAGCTGGTAAGGCAAGTGCTTCTCTGTACTGGATGGCTAGAATTATGGCAGCTAAGGAAGATCCGGTAAACATTGCGAGACGGCTGGTTAGAATATCTAGTGAAGACATTGGTCTAGCGGATCCAGACGCTTTAG GTTTGATATTAGCGCGCCGCTGGTGCAACTGA
- the Eogt gene encoding EGF domain-specific O-linked N-acetylglucosamine transferase isoform X2, whose protein sequence is MIMRTLFAVHPVSLVLVFTVTAIGGNYTDINLPHEHVKYYFNSFPTVAEKCRNDATCPYKDSLDTKACWGYEEDCKAENSFSIPHCPGDHKGWVATKRAQLDTYYAQGDFGYVRDQRKEMMLLCEPLFVDDSSLECSEHMRFCRARNVMLNFTDLLNRKEPIRYKMDVLKEGEIGGYCTLNEKRLQENADHISPLQSWGPELRNFRKLHHRPIVHGDCDIVIEKPTFIMKIDAINMYHHFCDFFNLYASLHVNLSHPSAFDKDNHILIWESYSYRSAFQDTFEAFTRNPLWDLKTFRGETVCFRNLVFPLLPRMIFGLFYNTPLIYGCEKSGLFKAFGDHVLHRLQIPVHQRKDRRIRVTLLSRDTQYRKILNENELVNALKENPEYKVRKVVYNKNVSFKKQLEITRNSDIFIGIHGAGLTHLMFLPDWAAVFEIYNCEDPNCYKDLARLRGVKYFTWKDTSRLVQQDPGTHPDGGAHAKFTNYSFDVKEFLRIVSLARNHVKHHNAFRKFNNSHGKIQNDTKTTDNEDLVQPSNAKEPIRLQKSDILSKDEL, encoded by the exons ATGATCATGAGGACGTTGTTCGCGGTTCATCCTGTGTCACTGGTGCTTGTATTTACGGTCACTGCCATTGGCGGCAATTACACAGATATCAATCTACCGCACGAGCATGTCAAGTATTATTTCAACTCTTTTCCCACGGTAGCAGAAAAATGCCGCAATGATGCGACGTGTCCATATAAg GATAGTCTCGATACTAAAGCATGTTGGGGCTACGAGGAAGATTGCAAAgcagaaaattctttttccattCCGCATTGCCCAGGAGATCATAAGGGCTGGGTCGCCACAAAGAGAGCTCAGTTAGATACATATTACGCACAAGGCGATTTCGGATACGTGCGCGATCAAAGGAAGGAAATGATGCTTTTATGTGAACCATTATTTGTG gATGATTCATCCTTGGAGTGTTCGGAGCATATGCGGTTCTGCAGAGCGAGAAACGTGATGCTAAATTTCACAGATTTGCTGAATCGAAAGGAACCCATACGATACAAAATGGATGTACTAAAAGAAGGTGAAATTGGTGGCTACTGCAC GCTGaacgaaaaaagattacaAGAAAACGCAGATCACATTAGTCCATTACAGTCTTGGGGACCAGAATTACGAAACTTTCGAAAATTACATCACCGGCCGATTGTCCACGGCGACTGTGATATCGTCATTGAGAAACCGACTTTTATCATGAAGATAGATGCCA TAAACATGTACCATCACTTTTGCGACTTTTTCAACTTGTACGCATCATTGCACGTGAATCTCTCGCACCCATCTGCCTTCGATAAAGATAATCATATACTCATCTGGGAAAGTTATAG CTATCGATCGGCGTTCCAAGATACCTTCGAAGCATTCACGAGAAATCCATTATGggatttaaaaacatttcgaGGCGAAACAGTGTGCTTCAGGAACTTGGTGTTTCCTTTACTGCCGCGAATGATCTTCGGCCTATTCTACAATACACCACTA atTTATGGCTGTGAAAAATCCGGATTGTTCAAAGCTTTTGGTGATCATGTGTTGCATCGACTTCAAATACCTGTTCATCAAAGGAAAGATCGGAGAATTCGTGTGACATTGCTGAGTAGAGATACGCAGTACAGAAAGATTTTAAACGAAAATGAACTGGTAAACGCTTTGAAGGAGAACCCGGAGTATAAAGTTAGGAAG GtggtgtataataaaaatgtatcattcAAAAAGCAGTTAGAAATTACTAGgaattctgatatttttatcggTATTCATGGCGCTGGCTTAACGCATTTAATGTTTTTGCCTGATTGGGCAGCAGTGTTCGAAAT ATACAATTGCGAAGATCCTAATTGCTACAAAGATCTTGCACGGTTGAGAggtgtaaaatatttcacatgGAAAGATACGTCAAGATTAGTGCAACAAGACCCG GGGACACATCCTGATGGCGGAGCTCACGCCAAGTTTACAAACTACAGCTTCGACGTTAAAGAATTTCTCAGAATTGTTTCGCTTGCAAGAAATCACGTGAAGCACCACAATGCATTTAGGAAGTTTAACAATTCTCATggcaaaatacaaaatgacaCTAAGACGACGGATAATGAAGATTTAGTACAACCTTCCAATGCTAAAGAACCGATACGATTACAAAAATCTGATATATTATCCAAAGATGAATTATGA
- the LOC139812768 gene encoding phosphatidylinositol-glycan biosynthesis class W protein — MTPPVSKEQYRLEQEAFVSNHGGTTPEEVIFTLLPSVCGVLLATTTLGILKKYTHENVRVVIEFMLTVIPIILCCTILSGHIGSVCVIMISISLLNIMLLLNKRINLPNSTRVRPVTGKRPFVTHFRALTNIITAICILAVDFRIFPRKFAKTEAFGYSLMDTGVGLFILANALVAPEARDFSTFRRGGFQETLTKNMKNCFRSCVPLLVLGFGRIAVVEYVGYQKHVTEYGVHWNFFITLAIVKLFSSMIISSISSKYSLLSGIWILWMHEYTMSFKDLKTWILAWDGPRDDFISANREGLISVPGYVGLYFVGVAIGRLIHSTYQSSHTRSNMNISLKLYGYEFGMGYTHCNESMLLCIKLSLISAQTCITTLFCDFKISRRLANAGYCMWIVILATILLSLLLLVELVLDVIDCAINESSIESKTEKLRKNLRLNLKKHGESEREENDECVIRRSLEIFDAINYNGLFFFLVSNVMTGLVNMSIHTLYTKQLVALLILIIYMAVSIVSTLILYRLKIPIKL; from the coding sequence ATGACGCCGCCGGTGAGCAAGGAACAATACCGACTCGAGCAAGAAGCGTTCGTTTCCAATCACGGAGGCACGACACCGGAAGAGGTGATTTTCACGCTTCTGCCATCCGTATGCGGCGTCTTATTAGCAACAACGACTCTGGGAATCCTTAAGAAGTACACCCACGAAAATGTGAGAGTCGTCATAGAGTTCATGCTAACCGTCATCCCGATTATCTTGTGCTGTACGATATTATCGGGACACATCGGTAGCGTATGCGTGATAATGATATCGATCTCTCTGCTAAACATAATGCTGCTGCTAAACAAGCGGATTAATCTCCCGAATTCAACCCGTGTGCGGCCGGTTACCGGCAAAAGGCCCTTCGTAACTCATTTTCGCGCGTTGACTAACATTATTACTGCGATTTGCATATTAGCCGTCGATTTTCGTATCTTTCCACGCAAGTTCGCCAAGACAGAAGCGTTTGGATACAGTCTAATGGATACGGGTGTCGGGTTGTTCATATTGGCAAATGCGTTGGTCGCGCCAGAGGCTCGAGACTTTTCTACCTTCCGTCGAGGAGGATTTCAGGAAACTTTgacgaaaaatatgaaaaattgctTCCGAAGTTGCGTGCCCCTCTTGGTGTTGGGCTTCGGACGTATCGCAGTAGTCGAGTACGTAGGATATCAGAAGCACGTTACCGAGTACGGCGTTCATTGGaacttttttataactttagcTATCGTCAAGTTGTTCAGTAGCATGATTATCAGCAGTATTAGCTCGAAGTATTCGTTACTCTCAGGTATATGGATATTGTGGATGCACGAATACACTATGAgctttaaagatttaaagacGTGGATTTTGGCGTGGGACGGGCCGAGAGACGACTTTATATCTGCCAATCGAGAGGGCCTAATTTCCGTACCCGGTTACGTAGGACTGTATTTTGTTGGCGTAGCTATTGGAAGATTGATACATTCAACATATCAAAGTTCGCACACGAGATCGAATATGAATATTTCTCTGAAACTGTATGGTTATGAATTTGGAATGGGCTACACTCATTGTAATGAGTCTATGTTGCTGTGTATTAAATTGTCTTTGATCTCCGCACAAACTTGCATCACGACATTATTCTGCGATTTTAAGATTTCAAGAAGATTAGCCAATGCCGGGTACTGCATGTGGATAGTAATTCTAGCAACTATACTACTTAGTTTGTTGCTGCTCGTAGAACTTGTGCTAGATGTAATTGATTGCGCGATAAACGAGTCTAGCATTGAAAGCAAAACAGAGAAATTGCGTAAAAATTTGCGTTtgaatttaaagaaacatggggagagtgagagagaggaAAATGATGAATGTGTAATCAGGAGATCTTTAGAGATTTTTGATGCTATAAATTACAACGGcctattcttttttcttgttaGTAACGTTATGACCGGTCTTGTCAATATGTCAATACATACGTTGTATACCAAACAATTGGTAgctctattaatattaattatatatatggctGTGAGTATAGTTTCAACATTGATACTTTATAGGCTCAAGATACCGATCAAACTGTGA
- the LOC139812769 gene encoding ATPase WRNIP1 isoform X1: MEVKTKRSFPFDEDFVTNNQVKKFKVHINETRNSINNMSEHNFTKRSKVQSSEASKRVSLVEKMRPTSIAAYVGQKQIIGPDTVLSYLLEKGEISSMIFWGPPGCGKTSLTNIIACLSRELTSNNVHIVNLSAANSGVKSIREAVTAAKNKSKFGCKTIVFMDEIHCFNKLQQDIFLPHVEAGTFTLIGCTTENPSYSLNPALLSRCRVFVFNKLTERNVTEILYKAIECINGGTLDAQEKELTNSRKQIKFHSNTKHKFHVDNNTVQWLAEACDGDARVALNALELATLAKQAGGSKASYNNNVTITLKDIKEGLKKTHVLSEKETNQSHHMYSALHKSIRAGKASASLYWMARIMAAKEDPVNIARRLVRISSEDIGLADPDALGVAVHTMHGCQMIGMPECDVLLGQCTVYLAKAPKSRSIYHALKAAEKMISECKGPQPAVPLHMRHNSADKAI, from the exons ATGGAAGTGAAAACTAAGAGATCATTTCCTTTTGATGAGGATTTTGTCACGAATAATCaagtgaaaaaatttaaagtacaTATTAATGAAACGCGGAACAGTATCAACAACATGTCTgaacataattttacaaaacgtTCCAAAGTACAATCCTCAGAGGCATCGAAACGTGTTTCACTTGTCGAAAAGATGAGGCCAACGAGTATTGCGGCTTATGTGGGACAGAAACAAATTATTGGCCCAGACACTGTTTTGAGCTACTTATTGGAAAAAGGAGAGATTTCTAGCATGATATTCTGGGGTCCACCTGGATGTGGAAAG aCATCCTTGACGAATATAATAGCATGTTTAAGCAGAGAATTAACGAGTAACAACGTGCACATTGTGAATCTATCTGCAGCCAATTCCGGTGTAAAAAGCATAAGGGAAGCTGTTACCGCAGCGAAGAACAAATCAAAATTCGGATGCAAGACCATTGTCTTCATGGATGAAATTCATTGTTTCAATAAGCTTCAGCAAGATATATTCCTGCCACACGTAGAGGCAGGAACGTTCACTTTAATTGGGTGTACCACCGAAAATCCGTCTTACAGCTTAAATCCAGCTCTGTTAAGTCGCTGTCGCGTATTTGTGTTCAATAAATTAACGGAACGCAATGTAACAGAGATTCTTTATAAGGCAATAGAGTGCATAAATGGTGGCACGCTCGATGCACAAGAAAAAGAACTGACAAACAGCAGAAAACAGATTAAATTTCACTCCAATACAAAACACAAATTTCATGTTGATAATAATACAGTACAGTGGCTAGCAGAAGCATGCGATGGCGATGCACGTGTAGCTCTGAATGCTTTAGAATTAGCAACGCTTGCGAAGCAGGCAGGTGGATCAAAAGCAtcatacaataataatgtaacaataacTCTGAAAGATATTAAGGaaggtttaaaaaaaacgcaTGTGCTTTCTGAAAAAGAAACCAATCAGAGCCATCATATGTATTCGGCGCTTCATAAATCAATAAGAGCTGGTAAGGCAAGTGCTTCTCTGTACTGGATGGCTAGAATTATGGCAGCTAAGGAAGATCCGGTAAACATTGCGAGACGGCTGGTTAGAATATCTAGTGAAGACATTGGTCTAGCGGATCCAGACGCTTTAG gtGTAGCTGTTCATACAATGCATGGCTGTCAAATGATTGGTATGCCAGAGTGTGACGTGCTTTTGGGACAATGCACGGTTTACTTAGCGAAAGCACCGAAATCTCGATCGATATACCATGCATTAAAAGCAGCTGAGAAAATGATTTCGGAATGTAAAGGTCCTCAACCTGCCGTGCCATTACATATGAGACATAACTCAGCAGACAAAGCTATATAG
- the Eogt gene encoding EGF domain-specific O-linked N-acetylglucosamine transferase isoform X1: protein MIMRTLFAVHPVSLVLVFTVTAIGGNYTDINLPHEHVKYYFNSFPTVAEKCRNDATCPYKDSLDTKACWGYEEDCKAENSFSIPHCPGDHKGWVATKRAQLDTYYAQGDFGYVRDQRKEMMLLCEPLFVDDSSLECSEHMRFCRARNVMLNFTDLLNRKEPIRYKMDVLKEGEIGGYCTLNEKRLQENADHISPLQSWGPELRNFRKLHHRPIVHGDCDIVIEKPTFIMKIDAIVNMYHHFCDFFNLYASLHVNLSHPSAFDKDNHILIWESYSYRSAFQDTFEAFTRNPLWDLKTFRGETVCFRNLVFPLLPRMIFGLFYNTPLIYGCEKSGLFKAFGDHVLHRLQIPVHQRKDRRIRVTLLSRDTQYRKILNENELVNALKENPEYKVRKVVYNKNVSFKKQLEITRNSDIFIGIHGAGLTHLMFLPDWAAVFEIYNCEDPNCYKDLARLRGVKYFTWKDTSRLVQQDPGTHPDGGAHAKFTNYSFDVKEFLRIVSLARNHVKHHNAFRKFNNSHGKIQNDTKTTDNEDLVQPSNAKEPIRLQKSDILSKDEL from the exons ATGATCATGAGGACGTTGTTCGCGGTTCATCCTGTGTCACTGGTGCTTGTATTTACGGTCACTGCCATTGGCGGCAATTACACAGATATCAATCTACCGCACGAGCATGTCAAGTATTATTTCAACTCTTTTCCCACGGTAGCAGAAAAATGCCGCAATGATGCGACGTGTCCATATAAg GATAGTCTCGATACTAAAGCATGTTGGGGCTACGAGGAAGATTGCAAAgcagaaaattctttttccattCCGCATTGCCCAGGAGATCATAAGGGCTGGGTCGCCACAAAGAGAGCTCAGTTAGATACATATTACGCACAAGGCGATTTCGGATACGTGCGCGATCAAAGGAAGGAAATGATGCTTTTATGTGAACCATTATTTGTG gATGATTCATCCTTGGAGTGTTCGGAGCATATGCGGTTCTGCAGAGCGAGAAACGTGATGCTAAATTTCACAGATTTGCTGAATCGAAAGGAACCCATACGATACAAAATGGATGTACTAAAAGAAGGTGAAATTGGTGGCTACTGCAC GCTGaacgaaaaaagattacaAGAAAACGCAGATCACATTAGTCCATTACAGTCTTGGGGACCAGAATTACGAAACTTTCGAAAATTACATCACCGGCCGATTGTCCACGGCGACTGTGATATCGTCATTGAGAAACCGACTTTTATCATGAAGATAGATGCCA TAGTAAACATGTACCATCACTTTTGCGACTTTTTCAACTTGTACGCATCATTGCACGTGAATCTCTCGCACCCATCTGCCTTCGATAAAGATAATCATATACTCATCTGGGAAAGTTATAG CTATCGATCGGCGTTCCAAGATACCTTCGAAGCATTCACGAGAAATCCATTATGggatttaaaaacatttcgaGGCGAAACAGTGTGCTTCAGGAACTTGGTGTTTCCTTTACTGCCGCGAATGATCTTCGGCCTATTCTACAATACACCACTA atTTATGGCTGTGAAAAATCCGGATTGTTCAAAGCTTTTGGTGATCATGTGTTGCATCGACTTCAAATACCTGTTCATCAAAGGAAAGATCGGAGAATTCGTGTGACATTGCTGAGTAGAGATACGCAGTACAGAAAGATTTTAAACGAAAATGAACTGGTAAACGCTTTGAAGGAGAACCCGGAGTATAAAGTTAGGAAG GtggtgtataataaaaatgtatcattcAAAAAGCAGTTAGAAATTACTAGgaattctgatatttttatcggTATTCATGGCGCTGGCTTAACGCATTTAATGTTTTTGCCTGATTGGGCAGCAGTGTTCGAAAT ATACAATTGCGAAGATCCTAATTGCTACAAAGATCTTGCACGGTTGAGAggtgtaaaatatttcacatgGAAAGATACGTCAAGATTAGTGCAACAAGACCCG GGGACACATCCTGATGGCGGAGCTCACGCCAAGTTTACAAACTACAGCTTCGACGTTAAAGAATTTCTCAGAATTGTTTCGCTTGCAAGAAATCACGTGAAGCACCACAATGCATTTAGGAAGTTTAACAATTCTCATggcaaaatacaaaatgacaCTAAGACGACGGATAATGAAGATTTAGTACAACCTTCCAATGCTAAAGAACCGATACGATTACAAAAATCTGATATATTATCCAAAGATGAATTATGA